In the Helianthus annuus cultivar XRQ/B chromosome 11, HanXRQr2.0-SUNRISE, whole genome shotgun sequence genome, one interval contains:
- the LOC110919106 gene encoding uncharacterized protein LOC110919106, whose translation MPSSCSYSWRKILNLRPVLRDFFWIDIGNGALASAWYDRWSDIGPLGEFISPRVISNAGFRLEDSVSDIQANGQWKWPVAWRDLFPVLIQLDHVNIRPNNPDRVMWRDGNNTSVFSSSEAWNSVRFKGTEIDWCTIVWFNQCIPRHAFLMWLIMRGKLLTQDKILKWDISRRKTMNMMCCLLCYANHDSHSHLFFECEFSTKVWYIVRQKVGMSTVQPKWEDIINWLRDRSKSKLASDYVAKLLVAACAYVIWQERNFRIFKNRMRPPETVSENIISLVRYKLMGARLKTTENVRRLWREWEIHGNDIVDDGG comes from the coding sequence ATGCCCTCTTCGTGTAGCTACTCGTGGCGTAAGATTCTTAATCTTCGTCCGGTTTTGAGGGATTTCTTTTGGATTGATATTGGCAATGGGGCCTTGGCTTCGGCTTGGTACGACCGTTGGAGTGACATTGGGCCGCTTGGGGAATTTATCTCGCCAAGAGTTATTTCAAATGCTGGGTTCCGGTTAGAGGATTCGGTTTCTGACATTCAGGCCAACGGTCAGTGGAAGTGGCCGGTTGCTTGGAGGGATCTCTTTCCTGTTCTGATTCAGCTAGATCATGTCAATATCCGGCCGAATAATCCTGATAGAGTTATGTGGCGTGATGGTAATAACACAAGTGTTTTCTCGTCTTCGGAGGCTTGGAATTCGGTTCGTTTCAAAGGTACAGAAATAGATTGGTGCACTATTGTCTGGTTTAACCAATGTATCCCGAGGCATGCTTTTTTGATGTGGCTGATTATGAGAGGTAAACTTCTCACGCAGGATAAGATTCTTAAGTGGGATATCTCTCGTAGAAAGACGATGAATATGATGTGTTGTCTGCTTTGCTATGCTAATCATGACTCTCATAGCCATTTGTTCTTCGAATGTGAATTTTCCACGAAAGTTTGGTATATCGTGAGGCAAAAAGTGGGCATGAGTACGGTTCAACCTAAATGGGAGGATATCATCAATTGGCTTCGTGATCGGTCCAAATCAAAGTTAGCATCTGATTATGTTGCGAAGCTGCTGGTGGCGGCATGTGCTTATGTTATTTGGCAGGAGCGTAATTTCAGGATATTCAAGAATCGGATGCGTCCTCCAGAGACTGTTAGTGAAAATATCATTAGTTTGGTTAGATACAAGCTAATGGGTGCGAGATTGAAGACAACGGAAAATGTGCGAAGACTTTGGAGGGAGTGGGAGATTCATGGCAACGACATTGTAGATGATGGTGGCTGA